In Stenotrophomonas sp. ESTM1D_MKCIP4_1, a single genomic region encodes these proteins:
- the clpS gene encoding ATP-dependent Clp protease adapter ClpS, protein MPRESSPESHHDHGIAVEPARPEVAPPPFYQVMILNDDYTPMDFVVDVLQQFFSMDLDKATQVMLHVHTRGRGVCGVFTREVAETKVAQVNEYSRMNQHPLLCTMEKA, encoded by the coding sequence ATGCCCCGCGAGTCCTCCCCCGAATCCCATCACGACCACGGTATTGCCGTGGAGCCCGCGCGCCCGGAAGTGGCGCCGCCGCCGTTCTACCAGGTCATGATCCTCAACGACGACTACACCCCGATGGATTTCGTGGTGGACGTCCTGCAGCAGTTCTTCAGCATGGACCTGGACAAGGCCACGCAGGTGATGCTGCACGTGCATACCCGTGGCCGCGGCGTGTGCGGGGTCTTTACCCGTGAAGTGGCCGAGACCAAGGTCGCCCAGGTCAACGAGTACTCGCGCATGAACCAGCACCCGCTGCTGTGCACGATGGAAAAGGCCTGA
- the aat gene encoding leucyl/phenylalanyl-tRNA--protein transferase, translating into MTRPLPWRLADAPDAPFPPADTALRTPDGLLAVGGDLHPLRLLNAYAGGIFPWFSEGEPILWWSPDPRMVFHTDGVHLSSRFRRQLRHCEWEVTADTAFNRVMRACAAAPRPGQDGTWISPDMVDAYSHLHDLGFAHSFEVWDRQTLVGGIYGVAIGTMFFGESMFSDASGGSKIALAALAATLHRWGWQLIDAQVENPHLLRMGAVHLPRADFLQHVDLAVRQPGREGPWTQAVGRWPARDLAGV; encoded by the coding sequence ATGACCCGACCGCTGCCGTGGCGCCTGGCCGATGCGCCGGACGCGCCCTTTCCGCCTGCCGATACTGCCCTTCGCACGCCCGACGGCCTGCTGGCAGTAGGGGGCGACCTGCACCCGTTGCGCCTGCTCAATGCCTACGCCGGGGGCATCTTTCCGTGGTTCAGTGAGGGTGAGCCGATCCTGTGGTGGTCGCCCGACCCGCGCATGGTGTTCCATACCGACGGCGTGCATCTGTCGAGCCGATTCCGACGCCAACTGCGCCACTGCGAGTGGGAAGTGACCGCCGATACGGCCTTCAACCGGGTGATGCGGGCCTGCGCTGCGGCGCCACGCCCCGGACAGGACGGCACCTGGATCAGCCCGGACATGGTGGACGCGTACAGCCACCTGCACGACCTCGGCTTCGCCCACTCATTCGAGGTGTGGGACCGGCAGACCCTGGTCGGCGGCATCTACGGGGTGGCCATCGGCACGATGTTCTTCGGCGAAAGCATGTTCAGTGATGCCAGCGGCGGCTCCAAGATCGCCCTCGCCGCGTTGGCGGCCACCCTGCACCGCTGGGGGTGGCAGCTCATCGACGCCCAGGTGGAGAACCCGCACCTGCTGCGGATGGGGGCGGTTCACCTGCCGCGTGCGGATTTCCTGCAGCATGTGGATCTGGCGGTGCGCCAGCCCGGCCGCGAAGGCCCCTGGACCCAGGCGGTGGGGCGCTGGCCGGCCCGTGATCTGGCGGGGGTTTAA
- a CDS encoding NUDIX hydrolase: MDAEQDPRWAPHATVATVVVDGGRVLLVEETIEGRQVLNQPAGHLEPGESLAAAALRETREETGWTVELTAFIGCYQWTAPDGTAFLRFCYGARPISHDPDQPLDTGIDRALWLEPAELQAAGPRLRSPLVWRVVADYLAGQRHPLSLVQEVA, from the coding sequence TTGGACGCTGAGCAGGACCCGCGCTGGGCACCGCACGCCACTGTCGCCACCGTGGTGGTGGACGGCGGCCGCGTGCTGCTGGTGGAAGAGACCATCGAGGGCCGGCAGGTGCTGAACCAGCCCGCCGGCCACCTGGAACCGGGCGAGAGCCTGGCCGCCGCCGCCCTGCGCGAGACGCGCGAGGAAACCGGCTGGACCGTGGAATTGACGGCCTTCATCGGCTGTTACCAGTGGACCGCCCCTGACGGCACCGCGTTCCTGCGTTTCTGCTACGGCGCCCGCCCGATCTCGCACGACCCGGACCAGCCGCTGGATACCGGCATCGACCGCGCCCTGTGGCTGGAGCCGGCCGAACTGCAGGCGGCCGGGCCGCGCCTGCGCAGCCCCTTGGTCTGGCGCGTGGTGGCCGACTATCTGGCCGGCCAGCGCCACCCGCTTTCCCTGGTGCAGGAGGTCGCATGA
- the mnmA gene encoding tRNA 2-thiouridine(34) synthase MnmA: MSSPRVMVGVSGGVDSSVAAWRLVQQGEAVAGLFMQNWADDGSGDCRAEDDRRDAVAVCGLLGIPFHFRDFSSEYWQGVFEHFLAEYAAGRTPNPDVLCNREVKFKHFLDAARDLGAERIATGHYARIAQRGQQWLLLRGADRSKDQSYFLHQLGQEQLAATLFPIGDLEKSDLRRIARDVSLPTHAKKDSTGICFIGERDFREFLGRYLPARTGQILDPADGSVIAEHPGVFYFTLGQREGLNIGGVRGRPAAPWYVVGKDVASNVLYVDQDRDSPWMLSDRLRSETAHWIAGAPPARRFECTAQTRYRQPDEPCTVEVLDDGSVQVTFARPQRAVTPGQSLVLYDGDVCLGGAVIAATDAPLEQRLRTTPSPFEVIAA, translated from the coding sequence ATGAGCAGCCCACGGGTGATGGTTGGGGTGTCCGGCGGCGTGGATTCGTCCGTGGCCGCATGGCGGCTGGTGCAGCAGGGTGAGGCGGTCGCCGGTCTGTTCATGCAGAACTGGGCCGACGATGGCAGCGGCGACTGCCGCGCCGAGGATGACCGCCGCGACGCGGTGGCGGTCTGCGGCCTGCTCGGCATCCCGTTCCACTTCCGCGATTTTTCCAGCGAGTACTGGCAGGGCGTGTTCGAGCACTTCCTGGCCGAGTATGCCGCCGGCCGCACGCCCAACCCGGATGTGCTGTGCAACCGCGAAGTGAAGTTCAAGCACTTCCTCGATGCCGCCCGCGACCTGGGCGCCGAGCGCATCGCCACCGGCCACTACGCGCGCATCGCCCAGCGCGGCCAGCAGTGGCTGCTGCTGCGCGGTGCGGATCGTTCCAAGGACCAGAGCTATTTCCTGCACCAGCTGGGGCAGGAGCAACTGGCCGCCACCCTGTTCCCGATCGGCGACCTGGAAAAGAGCGACCTGCGCCGCATTGCCCGCGACGTAAGCCTGCCGACCCATGCCAAGAAGGATTCGACCGGCATCTGCTTCATCGGTGAGCGCGACTTCCGCGAGTTCCTGGGCCGTTACCTGCCGGCCCGGACCGGCCAGATCCTCGACCCGGCCGACGGCAGCGTCATCGCCGAACATCCGGGGGTGTTCTACTTCACCCTGGGCCAGCGCGAGGGCCTGAACATCGGCGGCGTGCGCGGCCGCCCGGCAGCGCCGTGGTACGTGGTGGGCAAGGATGTCGCCAGCAATGTGCTGTACGTGGACCAGGACCGCGACAGCCCGTGGATGCTGTCCGACCGCCTGCGCTCGGAAACCGCGCACTGGATCGCCGGCGCCCCGCCGGCCCGCCGCTTCGAGTGCACGGCGCAGACCCGCTACCGGCAGCCGGACGAGCCGTGTACGGTCGAGGTCCTGGACGATGGCAGCGTGCAGGTGACGTTCGCCCGCCCGCAGCGCGCCGTGACCCCCGGCCAGTCGCTGGTGCTGTATGACGGCGATGTCTGCCTGGGCGGCGCGGTGATCGCCGCCACCGATGCGCCGCTGGAACAGCGCCTGCGCACCACCCCTTCTCCTTTTGAGGTAATCGCTGCATGA
- the infA gene encoding translation initiation factor IF-1, whose translation MSKDDSIEFEGTVSETLPNTTFRVRLENGHEIIAHISGRMRKNYIRILTGDRVKVEMTPYDLTKGRITYRMK comes from the coding sequence ATGTCGAAAGACGATTCCATCGAGTTCGAGGGCACCGTCAGCGAGACGCTGCCGAACACCACTTTCCGCGTTCGCCTGGAAAATGGGCACGAAATCATCGCCCACATCTCCGGCCGCATGCGCAAGAACTACATCCGCATCCTCACCGGTGACCGGGTCAAGGTCGAAATGACCCCGTACGACCTGACGAAGGGTCGTATCACCTACCGCATGAAGTAA
- the clpA gene encoding ATP-dependent Clp protease ATP-binding subunit ClpA, whose product MFSKDLEHTIGQCYKRAREARHEFMTVEHLLLALLDNPSAQAVLKACGADADRLRQELEQAIEASVSRLAEDDGRDTQPTLGFQRVLQRAVYHVQSSGKKEVTGANVLVAIFGEKDSHAVYYLNQQDITRLDVVNYLSHGIAKLGEEGEQPSSPEGEGRMEGGDGEPKGDALTEFASNLNEQARAGRIDPLVGRADEIERTIQVLCRRRKNNPLYVGEAGVGKTAIAEGLARRIVEGSVPDVLADAIIYSLDLGALVAGTKYRGDFEKRLKGVLTALKKVPNAVLFIDEIHTIIGAGSASGGTMDASNLIKPALASGELRCIGSTTFQEYRGIFEKDRALARRFQKIDIVEPTVGETYEILQGLKGKYEAHHGVTYSDEALQAAVDLSVKHIADRLLPDKAIDVIDEAGARQRLLPEGQRKELIDVEEVEAIIAKMARIPAKQVSATDKDVLQHLERNLKMVIFGQDPAIGTLASAIKLARSGLGNPDKPIGNFLFAGPTGVGKTEVTKQLALQLGIELVRFDMSEYMEPHSISRLIGAPPGYVGFDQGGLLTEKIVKTPHCVLLLDEIEKAHPDIFNILLQVMDRGVLTDTNGREANFKNVVLVMTTNAGAAQASRRSIGFTKQDHATDAMETIRRSFTPEFRNRLDAVVQFQPLGFEHILRVVDKFLIELEMLLQEKHVSLSATPTARDWLAHHGFDPLMGARPMARMIQDKIKRPLADELLFGKLVNGGKVSIDVRDDELVVETHAEPERLLPATVE is encoded by the coding sequence ATGTTCAGCAAAGACCTCGAACACACCATCGGCCAGTGCTACAAGCGCGCCCGTGAGGCCCGGCATGAATTCATGACGGTCGAACACCTGCTGCTGGCACTGCTCGACAATCCGTCCGCCCAGGCCGTCCTCAAGGCCTGTGGCGCCGACGCCGACCGCCTCCGCCAGGAACTGGAGCAGGCCATCGAGGCGTCCGTGTCCCGCTTGGCCGAAGATGACGGCCGCGATACCCAGCCGACCCTGGGTTTCCAGCGCGTCCTGCAGCGGGCCGTGTACCACGTGCAGTCCTCGGGCAAGAAGGAAGTGACCGGCGCCAACGTGCTGGTCGCGATCTTCGGCGAAAAGGACTCCCACGCCGTCTATTACCTCAACCAGCAGGACATCACCCGGCTGGACGTGGTCAATTACCTGTCCCATGGCATCGCCAAGCTGGGCGAGGAGGGCGAGCAGCCGTCGTCCCCGGAAGGCGAGGGCCGCATGGAGGGTGGGGACGGGGAGCCCAAGGGCGACGCCCTGACCGAATTCGCCAGCAACCTCAACGAACAGGCCCGGGCCGGGCGAATCGACCCGCTGGTGGGCCGCGCCGATGAGATCGAGCGCACCATCCAGGTCCTGTGCCGCCGCCGCAAGAACAACCCGCTGTACGTGGGTGAGGCCGGCGTGGGCAAGACTGCGATCGCCGAGGGCCTGGCCCGCCGCATCGTCGAAGGTTCGGTGCCGGACGTGCTGGCCGACGCCATCATCTATTCGCTCGACCTGGGCGCGCTGGTGGCCGGCACCAAGTACCGCGGCGACTTCGAGAAGCGCCTGAAGGGTGTGCTCACCGCGCTGAAGAAGGTGCCCAACGCGGTGCTGTTCATCGACGAGATCCACACCATCATCGGTGCCGGCTCGGCGTCGGGAGGCACCATGGATGCCTCCAACCTGATCAAGCCGGCCCTGGCCTCGGGCGAGCTGCGCTGCATCGGCTCGACCACGTTCCAGGAATATCGCGGCATCTTCGAGAAGGACCGTGCCCTGGCCCGGCGCTTCCAGAAGATCGACATCGTCGAGCCGACCGTGGGTGAAACCTACGAAATCCTGCAGGGCCTGAAGGGCAAGTACGAGGCCCACCACGGGGTTACCTATTCGGATGAGGCACTGCAGGCGGCGGTGGACCTGTCGGTCAAGCACATCGCCGACCGTCTGCTGCCTGACAAGGCCATCGATGTCATCGACGAGGCCGGCGCCCGCCAGCGCCTGCTGCCGGAAGGCCAGCGCAAGGAGCTGATCGACGTCGAGGAAGTCGAGGCGATCATCGCCAAGATGGCGCGCATCCCAGCCAAGCAGGTCAGTGCCACCGACAAGGACGTGCTGCAGCACCTCGAGCGCAACCTGAAGATGGTGATCTTCGGCCAGGATCCGGCCATCGGCACCCTGGCATCTGCCATCAAGCTGGCCCGTTCCGGCCTCGGCAACCCGGACAAGCCGATCGGCAACTTCCTGTTCGCCGGCCCCACCGGTGTGGGCAAGACCGAGGTGACCAAGCAGCTGGCGCTGCAGCTGGGCATCGAGCTGGTCCGCTTCGACATGTCCGAGTACATGGAGCCGCATTCGATCAGTCGTCTGATCGGTGCGCCCCCGGGCTACGTCGGCTTCGACCAGGGCGGGCTGTTGACCGAGAAGATCGTCAAGACGCCGCACTGCGTGCTGCTGCTGGACGAAATCGAGAAGGCGCATCCGGACATCTTCAACATCCTGTTGCAGGTGATGGACCGCGGCGTGCTCACCGACACCAACGGCCGCGAAGCCAACTTCAAGAACGTGGTGCTGGTGATGACCACCAATGCCGGCGCGGCGCAGGCCTCGCGGCGTTCGATCGGTTTCACCAAGCAGGACCACGCCACCGACGCGATGGAGACCATCCGCCGCAGCTTCACGCCGGAATTCCGCAACCGCCTTGACGCGGTCGTGCAGTTCCAGCCGCTGGGCTTCGAGCACATCCTGCGCGTGGTCGACAAGTTCCTGATCGAGCTGGAAATGCTGCTGCAGGAAAAGCACGTCAGCCTGTCGGCCACCCCGACCGCGCGCGACTGGCTGGCCCACCACGGCTTCGATCCGCTGATGGGTGCCCGCCCGATGGCGCGCATGATCCAGGACAAGATCAAGCGCCCGCTGGCCGACGAACTGCTGTTCGGCAAGCTCGTCAATGGCGGCAAGGTGAGCATCGACGTCCGCGACGACGAGCTGGTGGTGGAGACCCACGCAGAACCGGAACGCCTGCTGCCGGCCACGGTGGAGTAA
- the hflD gene encoding high frequency lysogenization protein HflD produces MSFTVDDRVLALAGIAQALQQVRRIADTGHSDAAAVRTAVDSVFRIDAASPQEVFGDRDALKSGLRLLHNYLRNQGQDPILPKLALSVLQLERRFVQDGATVNKVASGIERAQRQAADLGDSAHPEVLASLGGLYADTISHLKPRVMVQGNPHYLGQAGVVAEIRALLLAAVRSAVLWRQLGGSYWDFLLSRKAMSEAVDRQLG; encoded by the coding sequence ATGAGTTTCACTGTCGACGACCGCGTCCTGGCCTTGGCCGGCATTGCACAGGCCCTGCAGCAGGTACGCCGTATCGCCGATACCGGCCATTCCGATGCCGCCGCGGTACGCACGGCGGTGGACAGCGTGTTCCGCATCGATGCCGCCTCCCCGCAGGAGGTGTTTGGTGACCGCGACGCGCTGAAATCCGGCCTGCGCCTGCTGCACAACTACCTGCGCAACCAGGGCCAGGACCCGATCCTGCCCAAGCTGGCCCTGTCGGTGCTGCAGCTGGAACGCCGCTTCGTGCAGGACGGCGCCACCGTGAACAAGGTAGCGTCGGGCATCGAGCGTGCCCAGCGCCAGGCGGCCGACCTCGGCGACAGTGCCCACCCGGAGGTGCTGGCCAGCCTTGGCGGCCTGTATGCGGACACCATCAGCCACCTCAAGCCGCGCGTCATGGTGCAGGGCAACCCCCACTACCTGGGCCAGGCCGGGGTCGTGGCCGAGATCCGCGCGCTGCTGCTGGCCGCCGTGCGTTCGGCGGTGCTGTGGCGGCAGCTGGGCGGCAGCTATTGGGATTTCCTGCTCAGCCGCAAGGCGATGAGCGAAGCGGTGGACCGGCAGCTGGGCTGA
- a CDS encoding GNAT family N-acetyltransferase: MLSARFLDYLQAIPDTDWDALHDGHNPFVSHAFLSGLEAHGCLREDWGWQPRHLTLWDDDTLVGAIPGYLKTNSHGEFVFDHAWANAYARHGRDYYPKWLGAVPYSPVTGPRLLAREGVDRAALLSALGEQMHGLEVSSAHINFHTASDDDAFSDDWLLREDVQFQWQNPGDWTTFDQFLGAMDHKHRKNIRQERAKVTRQGITFRMVHGDEASRADLQAMYRFYLQTFLEYGNAPALTETFLRHLAVSLGRGLVLFLAEHEGEPIAGALCLRGGDTLYGRYWGGATLPGLHFEACYYQGIEYCLREGLRRFEPGAQGEHKLARGFLPTLVRSRHWVADADFAEALQEWCQQERRDVRRYQQELQGHSPFRAGP; this comes from the coding sequence ATGCTCTCCGCCCGCTTCCTCGACTACCTGCAGGCCATTCCCGACACCGACTGGGATGCCCTGCACGACGGCCATAACCCCTTCGTCAGCCACGCCTTCCTGTCCGGGCTGGAGGCCCACGGATGCCTGCGCGAGGACTGGGGCTGGCAGCCCCGGCACCTCACCCTGTGGGATGACGACACCCTGGTCGGCGCCATCCCTGGCTACCTGAAAACCAACTCCCACGGTGAGTTCGTGTTCGATCATGCCTGGGCGAACGCCTATGCGCGGCACGGTCGCGACTACTACCCGAAGTGGCTGGGCGCGGTGCCGTACTCGCCTGTGACGGGACCCCGCCTGCTGGCCCGCGAGGGCGTGGACCGGGCTGCGCTGCTGTCGGCGCTTGGCGAGCAGATGCACGGGCTGGAGGTGTCTTCGGCACACATCAATTTCCACACCGCCAGCGACGACGACGCCTTCAGTGACGATTGGCTGCTGCGCGAAGACGTGCAGTTCCAATGGCAGAACCCGGGCGACTGGACCACGTTCGATCAGTTCCTTGGCGCGATGGACCACAAGCACCGCAAGAACATCCGCCAGGAGCGGGCGAAGGTGACCCGGCAGGGAATCACGTTCCGGATGGTGCATGGCGACGAGGCCAGCCGCGCCGACCTGCAGGCGATGTACCGCTTCTATCTGCAGACCTTCCTCGAGTACGGCAATGCGCCGGCACTCACCGAGACCTTCCTGCGCCACCTGGCCGTATCGCTGGGGCGGGGGCTGGTGCTGTTCCTGGCCGAACATGAGGGCGAGCCGATCGCTGGCGCGTTGTGCCTGCGCGGGGGCGACACGCTGTATGGCCGCTACTGGGGTGGCGCCACCCTGCCCGGCCTGCACTTCGAGGCCTGTTATTACCAGGGCATCGAGTACTGCCTGCGCGAGGGACTGCGGCGTTTCGAGCCGGGCGCACAGGGTGAGCACAAGCTGGCGCGGGGATTCCTGCCGACGCTGGTGCGCAGCCGGCATTGGGTGGCCGATGCGGATTTTGCCGAGGCGCTGCAGGAGTGGTGCCAGCAGGAGCGGCGCGATGTGCGCCGGTACCAGCAGGAACTACAGGGGCACAGCCCGTTCCGCGCAGGCCCTTAG
- the trxB gene encoding thioredoxin-disulfide reductase: MSTSLPSRHQRLVILGSGPAGWTAAVYAARANLKPVVITGLQQGGQLMTTTEVDNWPGDAHGLMGPDLMARMQAHAERFETEVIFDHIHTADLSQRPFKLIGDSHEYTCDALIISTGATAKYLGIPTEETFKGRGVSACATCDGFFYRDQDVVVVGGGNTAVEEALYLSNIARKVYLVHRRDSLKAEKIMQDKLFAKVAAGKIETVWHHQVEEVLGNDAGVTGVRVKSTLDGSTRDIDAHGFFVAIGHHPNTQLFDGQLAMNNGYLEIRSGLGGNATQTSVEGVFAAGDVADQHYRQAITSAGFGCMAALDAERYLDAQGKAS, encoded by the coding sequence ATGAGCACCAGCCTGCCCTCCCGCCACCAGCGCCTCGTCATCCTCGGTTCCGGCCCGGCCGGTTGGACCGCCGCCGTCTACGCCGCCCGCGCCAACCTGAAGCCGGTCGTCATCACCGGTCTGCAGCAGGGTGGCCAGCTGATGACCACCACCGAGGTGGACAACTGGCCGGGTGACGCCCACGGCCTGATGGGCCCGGACCTGATGGCGCGCATGCAGGCCCACGCCGAGCGCTTCGAGACCGAGGTCATCTTCGACCACATCCATACGGCCGACCTGTCCCAGCGTCCGTTCAAGCTGATCGGCGACAGCCACGAGTACACCTGCGATGCGCTGATCATCTCCACCGGCGCCACCGCCAAGTACCTGGGCATCCCGACCGAAGAGACCTTCAAGGGCCGCGGCGTCTCCGCCTGCGCCACCTGCGACGGCTTCTTCTACCGAGACCAGGACGTGGTCGTGGTCGGCGGCGGCAACACCGCTGTCGAAGAAGCCCTGTACCTGTCCAACATCGCCCGCAAGGTCTACCTGGTCCACCGCCGCGACTCCCTGAAGGCGGAAAAGATCATGCAGGACAAGCTGTTCGCCAAGGTCGCCGCCGGCAAGATCGAGACCGTCTGGCACCACCAGGTGGAAGAAGTGCTTGGCAACGACGCCGGCGTGACGGGTGTGCGCGTGAAGTCGACCCTGGACGGCAGCACCCGCGACATCGATGCCCATGGCTTCTTCGTGGCCATCGGCCACCACCCGAACACCCAGCTGTTCGACGGCCAGCTGGCGATGAACAACGGCTACCTGGAAATCCGTTCGGGCCTGGGCGGCAACGCCACCCAGACCTCGGTGGAAGGCGTGTTCGCCGCCGGCGACGTGGCCGACCAGCACTACCGCCAGGCGATCACCTCGGCCGGCTTCGGCTGCATGGCCGCGCTGGATGCCGAGCGCTACCTGGACGCACAGGGCAAGGCCAGCTGA
- a CDS encoding N-acetylmuramoyl-L-alanine amidase gives MAARYALKERFPENPKIWNLKGDRIYPTRDYDEDINSRPLMANHVGAGVALHLHTNGADDASASGTRAVVQPGRPDDLVLGRSILCYMKELIQSAEGYGEFPVGGEPFQVDKGENRLSEMPSVIVEMGFHTNPVDAAALQDPLFRTASMKGVEKGYRLFREGKGCLPLKAAPIGSINLSQGDSQQVDVAFEGYPQYPIQLITTNVGCPPGWTCTDGRVRIETPDAKPSQITLRCENAGSAPILWDTQVVDDDGVKSPPVRHWVQCIRRPGGAVARPGAPVGVEAATAGLENGRFRARSSFVEHGSTLQEWRLKPQLALPCASR, from the coding sequence ATGGCTGCGAGATATGCACTGAAGGAGAGGTTTCCGGAGAATCCGAAGATATGGAACTTAAAGGGTGATCGAATCTATCCCACCAGAGACTACGATGAGGACATCAACAGCCGTCCGCTCATGGCAAATCATGTAGGCGCAGGCGTGGCATTGCACCTTCATACGAATGGCGCTGACGATGCTTCTGCCTCAGGAACACGTGCTGTCGTTCAGCCCGGTCGACCGGACGATCTTGTGCTGGGGCGTAGCATCCTTTGTTACATGAAGGAGCTGATACAGAGCGCCGAGGGGTATGGCGAATTCCCTGTGGGTGGAGAGCCGTTCCAGGTGGACAAAGGGGAGAATCGTTTGTCGGAAATGCCATCCGTGATTGTGGAGATGGGCTTCCATACAAATCCCGTAGATGCCGCAGCCCTCCAGGATCCCCTCTTCCGTACTGCCTCGATGAAAGGCGTCGAGAAGGGTTATCGGCTCTTCCGCGAGGGCAAGGGCTGCCTACCGCTAAAGGCGGCGCCCATCGGCAGCATCAATCTCTCCCAGGGGGACTCGCAACAGGTGGACGTTGCATTCGAGGGCTATCCTCAGTATCCGATCCAGCTGATCACCACCAATGTCGGTTGCCCGCCGGGCTGGACCTGCACGGATGGGCGGGTACGCATCGAGACCCCGGATGCGAAGCCGAGCCAGATCACGCTGCGTTGCGAGAACGCTGGAAGCGCGCCGATCCTCTGGGACACCCAGGTGGTCGACGATGATGGCGTGAAGTCTCCGCCGGTGCGGCACTGGGTGCAGTGCATCCGCAGGCCCGGAGGTGCGGTCGCACGTCCTGGTGCCCCTGTCGGGGTCGAGGCGGCGACGGCAGGTTTAGAGAACGGGCGCTTTCGCGCCCGTTCTTCTTTCGTCGAGCATGGCTCGACGCTACAGGAATGGCGGTTGAAGCCTCAGCTGGCCTTGCCCTGTGCGTCCAGGTAG